The following coding sequences lie in one Steroidobacter denitrificans genomic window:
- a CDS encoding sulfotransferase family protein, translating to MFLIKEGPEIDLNADLLMQEAERRTGLSDWGDTRFVAALQALVTSFVVDAMPKYNTSTRASIGRSLVEVLVNRLLVLEDRKRYPQIAKVRIEKPIFFIGMGRTGSTFIQTLFAQDPANLSPELWETILPSPPPRFGMGEQRRERVAQIWRWYMQDMAGIESQHPYFIEDSYRALAECGSIGQISFSSYHYFSYFGTSSYWKWFMEADQSEAVDFHHKFLQHLQWGREGRTWVSKAVEHGVYLQALLLRYPDGYFVWTHRDPLAQASSLASILGTIRARCGDLGGSGVLGATALDSIKQTLNRGMEIRRAAGEERFIDVYYPRFVSNPIGTIREIYEKMGRSLTAEAELNMNRWLRNNQADRAGVHKYSAAAFGITDELVRRELHDYLDWFGRELESSRRQPIAAS from the coding sequence ATGTTTCTGATCAAAGAAGGTCCGGAGATCGACCTTAACGCCGATCTGCTCATGCAGGAGGCGGAGCGCCGAACCGGTCTTTCCGATTGGGGCGACACTCGTTTCGTCGCTGCTCTCCAGGCGCTCGTTACGTCGTTCGTTGTGGATGCGATGCCGAAGTACAACACGTCGACACGCGCCTCCATCGGCCGCAGTCTCGTTGAGGTTCTCGTCAATCGTCTCCTCGTACTCGAAGATCGCAAGCGCTACCCCCAGATCGCCAAGGTGCGCATCGAGAAGCCGATTTTCTTCATCGGCATGGGTCGTACCGGATCCACGTTCATCCAGACGCTATTCGCGCAGGATCCGGCCAATCTCTCTCCCGAGCTATGGGAGACGATTCTGCCATCGCCGCCGCCCCGATTCGGTATGGGGGAGCAGCGCCGTGAACGCGTCGCGCAAATCTGGCGCTGGTACATGCAGGATATGGCTGGAATCGAGTCGCAGCATCCTTACTTCATCGAGGACAGCTATCGTGCGCTTGCCGAGTGCGGCAGCATCGGCCAGATCAGTTTTTCCTCATATCATTATTTCTCGTATTTCGGTACGAGTTCCTACTGGAAATGGTTCATGGAAGCGGACCAGTCCGAGGCGGTCGACTTCCATCACAAATTTTTGCAGCATCTGCAATGGGGGCGCGAAGGACGGACGTGGGTTTCCAAGGCCGTCGAGCATGGCGTCTACCTCCAGGCCCTGTTGCTTCGGTATCCGGACGGCTACTTCGTCTGGACGCATCGTGATCCGCTGGCGCAGGCTTCATCGCTTGCAAGTATTCTCGGTACCATCAGGGCCCGCTGTGGTGACCTCGGCGGTAGCGGCGTGCTCGGCGCCACCGCGCTTGATTCGATCAAGCAGACGCTTAATCGTGGGATGGAAATCCGGCGCGCTGCAGGAGAGGAGCGCTTCATCGATGTCTATTATCCGCGGTTTGTCTCCAATCCGATAGGAACAATCCGCGAAATCTACGAGAAAATGGGTCGCAGCCTCACCGCTGAGGCCGAACTCAATATGAATCGCTGGTTGCGCAACAATCAAGCGGATCGGGCCGGTGTTCACAAGTACTCGGCAGCCGCGTTCGGTATCACCGATGAGCTTGTTCGCCGGGAGTTGCACGACTATCTCGACTGGTTCGGCCGCGAGCTGGAGTCGAGCCGCCGCCAGCCGATCGCTGCGAGCTGA
- a CDS encoding plasmid pRiA4b ORF-3 family protein has translation MASRRSPIPRAGTRRLTRSAALCYQLRIELEDIEPMIWRRVLVPDTIALPKLHVVLLWTMGWQGGHPHEFEIGRQRYGIPDEDWPDAGCLDENRVRLKPLIEAGVRHFTYLYDFGDHWEHRIVVEDRVPAEPKTASVRCIAGENACPPEDVGGVPGYFEFLAALRDPANEEHETLRRWIGGSFDPTHFDLAEINERLADIKI, from the coding sequence ATGGCGAGTCGCCGCTCACCTATCCCACGGGCTGGCACGCGCCGCCTAACCCGTAGCGCAGCGCTGTGCTACCAGCTTCGCATCGAACTCGAGGACATCGAGCCGATGATCTGGCGGCGTGTGCTGGTGCCGGACACGATCGCGCTGCCAAAGCTACATGTCGTGCTGCTCTGGACCATGGGTTGGCAGGGCGGTCACCCGCATGAGTTTGAGATCGGCCGGCAGCGTTACGGTATACCCGATGAGGACTGGCCGGACGCCGGATGCCTCGATGAGAATCGGGTGCGCTTGAAACCGTTGATCGAGGCGGGTGTACGCCACTTTACCTACCTCTACGACTTCGGCGATCACTGGGAGCACCGTATCGTCGTGGAGGATCGGGTGCCAGCCGAGCCGAAGACTGCGTCAGTGCGTTGCATCGCCGGTGAAAATGCCTGTCCGCCGGAAGACGTGGGCGGAGTGCCAGGCTACTTCGAGTTTTTAGCGGCGCTGAGGGATCCTGCGAACGAAGAGCATGAAACCCTGCGGCGCTGGATCGGGGGATCCTTCGACCCGACGCACTTTGATCTTGCCGAGATTAACGAACGCCTTGCCGACATCAAGATCTGA
- a CDS encoding transposase encodes MTTEHSESLVPNLLRGHKSDGRCVYDEAAKQELVRRCQQPGVSLARTAMLHGVNANLLRKWVSQADGARPSRRKRQATLPVPALLAVKAVESSAPAQASRGYVELIVAGGTLRLYGRIDPQTLSVALDCLVRCA; translated from the coding sequence ATGACGACAGAGCACTCAGAGAGCCTAGTACCGAACCTGCTGCGAGGCCATAAGAGCGACGGCCGGTGCGTGTATGACGAGGCAGCCAAACAGGAGCTGGTGCGTCGCTGCCAGCAACCCGGCGTATCACTAGCCCGCACGGCGATGCTACACGGGGTGAACGCCAATCTGCTGCGTAAGTGGGTATCACAGGCCGATGGCGCACGTCCGTCCCGGCGCAAGCGGCAGGCGACGTTGCCGGTGCCCGCCTTGCTGGCAGTGAAGGCAGTGGAATCGAGCGCACCGGCGCAGGCCAGCCGGGGCTATGTGGAACTGATCGTGGCGGGCGGGACGCTGCGACTGTACGGTCGCATCGATCCTCAGACGCTGTCGGTGGCGCTGGACTGCCTAGTGCGGTGTGCATGA
- the tnpB gene encoding IS66 family insertion sequence element accessory protein TnpB (TnpB, as the term is used for proteins encoded by IS66 family insertion elements, is considered an accessory protein, since TnpC, encoded by a neighboring gene, is a DDE family transposase.), with product MIGLPAGTRIWIAAGVTDMRRGMYGLAAWVETVLAQPAYGGDVFIFRGRRGDLIKVLWSDRDGLCLFAKRLERGRFVWPLASSGTVHLTPAQLSMLLEGIDWRRPQRTSSQPLHVV from the coding sequence ATGATCGGGTTGCCTGCAGGCACGCGGATCTGGATCGCCGCCGGGGTGACCGATATGCGTCGGGGTATGTATGGGTTGGCGGCCTGGGTGGAGACGGTCCTGGCACAGCCCGCCTATGGTGGAGATGTGTTCATCTTCCGGGGTCGGCGTGGTGATCTAATCAAGGTGCTATGGTCGGATCGCGATGGACTGTGCTTGTTCGCCAAGCGCCTAGAGCGCGGCCGGTTCGTGTGGCCGCTGGCCAGCTCGGGCACCGTTCATCTCACACCTGCGCAGTTGTCGATGCTGCTGGAAGGTATCGACTGGAGAAGGCCACAGCGCACGAGTTCTCAGCCACTACACGTGGTGTAG
- a CDS encoding NADP-dependent oxidoreductase, whose protein sequence is MSETNTQWNLISRPEGEARREHFEVVQRPKPVPGPGEILVRNIYLFVPPSMRLWMNEKESYFPPQPLGQPMMGITLGIVEKSTVADLPAGTYVNGMGGWQQWYLASADQLQAVHPHPRVPLAAYRTVLEAQGLTAYCGLTEIGQPKPGDTLVVTSAAGSVGSLVCQIGRKLGLRVVGIAGGAEKCRWLLDYCGVAGAIDYRAEDVGARLDALCPQGIDVVFENVGGPVMDLILDRINTGARIALSGLIASYNAATVQSTRSLMQLVNKSARMEGFLVLNFLHRGPEVIAKLQDWILDGSLQYQMEILDGLDRVLEAMSRVFHGQNHGVQLVRISPEQ, encoded by the coding sequence GTGAGCGAAACCAACACCCAATGGAATTTGATCTCGCGTCCGGAGGGCGAGGCGCGGCGAGAGCACTTCGAGGTCGTACAGCGGCCAAAGCCGGTACCGGGTCCCGGCGAGATTCTCGTCCGTAATATTTACCTATTCGTACCGCCCTCGATGCGACTGTGGATGAACGAAAAAGAGAGCTACTTTCCGCCGCAGCCGCTCGGCCAGCCGATGATGGGTATCACGCTCGGTATCGTCGAAAAGTCGACCGTCGCCGATCTACCGGCCGGCACTTACGTCAACGGCATGGGCGGCTGGCAGCAGTGGTACCTGGCATCAGCCGACCAGCTGCAAGCCGTACATCCGCATCCTCGCGTGCCGCTTGCGGCCTACCGCACCGTGCTGGAGGCACAGGGCCTCACGGCCTATTGCGGCCTGACGGAAATAGGTCAACCCAAGCCCGGTGACACGCTGGTCGTCACTTCGGCTGCAGGTAGCGTCGGCTCGCTGGTTTGCCAGATCGGCAGAAAGTTAGGGTTACGAGTCGTAGGTATCGCAGGAGGAGCGGAAAAGTGCCGCTGGCTGCTCGACTACTGTGGAGTAGCGGGCGCCATCGACTACCGCGCCGAGGACGTCGGCGCACGGCTCGACGCTCTTTGCCCCCAGGGTATCGATGTCGTCTTTGAAAACGTTGGCGGCCCGGTCATGGACCTGATCCTGGACCGTATCAATACCGGAGCCCGGATTGCCCTGTCCGGTCTCATCGCCAGCTACAACGCAGCCACTGTGCAGAGCACGCGCTCATTGATGCAGCTGGTCAACAAATCCGCACGTATGGAAGGTTTTCTAGTACTTAACTTTCTACATCGGGGTCCGGAGGTGATCGCCAAGCTGCAGGATTGGATTCTCGACGGTAGTCTCCAATACCAGATGGAGATCCTCGACGGCCTCGATCGCGTCTTAGAGGCGATGTCCCGCGTCTTCCACGGACAGAATCATGGCGTACAGTTGGTGCGGATTTCGCCGGAACAGTGA
- the cysN gene encoding sulfate adenylyltransferase subunit CysN, translating to MTHRSDLIPNSIDAYLKTQEYKSQLRFITCGSVDDGKSTLIGRLLYESKLIFEDQFAVLEADSKKVGTQGGELDFALLVDGLAAEREQGITIDVAYRFFSTERRKFIVADTPGHEQYTRNMATGASTADVAVILIDVRKGMLTQTRRHSYIVSLLGIRHVVLAINKMDLVDYSQSIFEAIVAEYREFATQIGLTDIVAVPLSALKGDNMLERSMHTAWYTGPTLMDHLEGIEIEDDLNRKPFRLLVQWVNRPNSDFRGFSGPIVSGVIRKGDAVQVLPSGRQTRVARIVTYSGEVDEAVARQSVTLVLQDEIDVSRGDVLATSTAPPGMTDQFQATIIWMHDDPMLPGRPYLIKIGTRTVTGSITAPKYKVHVNTLEHLATRQLKLNEIGVCNLSLDQQVVFDPYVENREMGAFILIDKLSNDTVGAGLVNFALRRAENIRWQVMDVNKQARARLKNQRACVLWFTGLSSAGKSTIANLVEKQLYALGRHTYTLDGDNVRHGLNKDLGFGDVDRVENVRRIAEVAKLMVDAGLIVLVSFISPFRSERRMARELLQPGEFYEVFIDTPLEEAERRDPKGLYRKARRGEIKNFTGLDSPYEAPERAEIHIDTLIMSAQAAAAHIVDSVLESS from the coding sequence ATGACGCATAGATCCGACCTGATCCCGAACAGTATCGATGCCTATCTCAAGACTCAGGAATACAAGAGCCAGTTGCGCTTTATAACTTGCGGTAGTGTCGATGACGGAAAATCTACACTCATCGGTAGATTGCTGTACGAATCGAAGCTTATCTTCGAGGATCAATTTGCCGTACTCGAAGCGGACTCGAAGAAAGTAGGAACGCAAGGTGGCGAGCTCGATTTTGCTTTGCTCGTCGACGGTCTCGCAGCTGAGCGCGAACAAGGTATAACGATCGATGTCGCTTATCGCTTCTTTTCCACGGAGCGACGCAAATTCATTGTTGCCGATACACCAGGCCACGAGCAGTACACTCGTAATATGGCGACCGGCGCCTCGACCGCCGACGTAGCTGTGATTCTGATCGATGTACGTAAGGGGATGCTCACGCAGACACGCAGGCACAGCTACATAGTTTCGCTTCTCGGTATTCGTCACGTAGTCCTTGCCATTAATAAAATGGACTTGGTCGACTACTCGCAAAGTATCTTTGAAGCCATCGTCGCCGAATATCGAGAATTCGCTACGCAGATCGGCCTTACCGATATTGTAGCGGTGCCGCTGTCGGCGTTGAAGGGTGACAATATGCTTGAACGCAGCATGCATACAGCTTGGTATACCGGTCCGACGCTCATGGATCATCTCGAAGGCATCGAAATCGAAGATGACCTAAATCGGAAGCCCTTCCGGTTGCTCGTACAGTGGGTTAACCGCCCAAATTCAGATTTTCGTGGTTTTTCCGGCCCTATCGTAAGCGGCGTAATACGCAAGGGTGACGCCGTGCAGGTGCTTCCATCAGGCCGGCAGACTCGTGTAGCGCGCATAGTGACTTATAGCGGTGAAGTCGATGAGGCGGTCGCCAGGCAGTCGGTCACGCTTGTGCTTCAGGATGAGATCGATGTGAGCCGCGGGGATGTACTCGCCACATCCACCGCGCCACCTGGTATGACCGATCAGTTCCAGGCAACGATCATCTGGATGCATGATGATCCGATGCTTCCGGGTCGGCCTTATCTCATAAAAATCGGTACGCGCACCGTCACGGGCAGTATCACCGCTCCCAAGTACAAGGTGCACGTCAATACGCTCGAGCACCTCGCCACTAGGCAGCTCAAGCTGAACGAGATTGGCGTGTGCAATCTTAGTCTCGATCAGCAGGTTGTTTTCGACCCCTATGTCGAAAATCGTGAGATGGGTGCTTTCATTTTGATTGACAAATTGTCTAACGATACGGTCGGTGCCGGCCTGGTGAACTTCGCTCTGCGCCGCGCCGAAAACATCCGCTGGCAGGTGATGGACGTGAATAAGCAGGCGCGCGCCCGCCTCAAGAATCAGCGCGCCTGTGTGCTGTGGTTTACGGGCTTGTCCAGTGCCGGTAAGTCGACGATCGCGAACCTGGTCGAGAAGCAGCTGTATGCGCTCGGACGTCACACCTACACGCTCGACGGCGATAATGTGCGGCACGGCCTCAACAAGGATCTTGGATTCGGTGACGTCGATCGTGTCGAAAACGTTCGTCGGATCGCGGAGGTTGCCAAGCTGATGGTCGACGCCGGCTTGATCGTGCTTGTGTCCTTTATCTCGCCGTTTCGTTCCGAACGTCGTATGGCACGCGAACTATTGCAGCCAGGTGAATTCTACGAAGTGTTCATCGATACCCCGCTCGAAGAGGCTGAGCGCCGCGATCCCAAAGGCCTCTACCGTAAGGCGCGGCGCGGCGAGATCAAGAATTTTACCGGTCTAGATTCGCCCTATGAGGCGCCTGAGAGAGCCGAAATTCACATCGATACACTGATCATGTCAGCGCAGGCTGCAGCAGCTCACATCGTCGACTCCGTGCTGGAGAGCAGCTGA
- a CDS encoding nuclear transport factor 2 family protein, protein MQRRMIRGIKTPSAADVAARLAITEVLHRYCRGMDRMDRELTLSCWHPGGTDEHAPLYAGSAEGFIDWLWPVHAAMQGTRHVLSNIVIEVTGDRAVSESYWNVTLRVPRGEEVVDIFGGGRYLDQLEYINGVWAFRHRCSVHDWDRVEPVGGTMSNIAGPALIVPNNPEATIRPSARDRSDYSYTLLDRSD, encoded by the coding sequence ATGCAACGACGAATGATCAGGGGCATAAAGACTCCAAGCGCTGCGGACGTCGCGGCGAGACTAGCCATTACCGAAGTGCTGCATCGCTATTGTCGCGGTATGGACCGCATGGACCGGGAACTGACGTTGTCCTGCTGGCATCCCGGCGGCACGGACGAACATGCGCCGTTGTATGCAGGTTCGGCGGAAGGCTTTATCGATTGGTTGTGGCCGGTGCATGCAGCGATGCAGGGAACGCGACATGTACTCAGTAACATCGTTATCGAAGTCACCGGCGATCGGGCTGTCAGTGAGAGTTACTGGAATGTCACCCTGCGAGTCCCACGCGGCGAAGAAGTGGTCGATATTTTCGGTGGCGGCCGCTATCTGGACCAGCTGGAATACATCAACGGCGTGTGGGCGTTCCGGCACCGTTGCTCGGTGCATGACTGGGACCGGGTCGAGCCCGTGGGTGGTACGATGTCGAACATCGCCGGCCCAGCGCTGATCGTGCCGAACAATCCGGAAGCAACGATTCGTCCGTCGGCGCGTGATCGCAGCGATTACTCGTACACGTTGCTGGACCGTTCAGACTGA
- a CDS encoding IS3 family transposase (programmed frameshift): MGKKEYTPNRQYTDEFKIEAVRLAASIGGNPAAKRLGIPQSTVTNWVRRSKAGTLGEPGAAPVKRPVSELEIENTRLRRELANAKLDLEIVKKAGGVFRKGIAVRYAWIEAHRDQYSVSRLCRLLAVSRSGYCQWRGRPPSERTLANAALDARVAAMHAASGRSYGRPRIVEGLRSQGLTVGHERVRKSLHRQGLRPVYKRAYRVTTDSNHRKPIAANVLERRFDGWSVNQAWVADITFVATGEGWLYLAAVMDLSSRRIVGCSMSDRINADLVCSALRSAYWRRKPAGDLIMHTDRGSPYASDRYRNMIKDFRMVQSMSRRANCWDNSPIESFFKTLKVERVYQLRYETRAQARLDLVNWIEGFYNLQRMHSSIGYQTPAAAESSLRAA, encoded by the exons ATGGGCAAGAAAGAGTACACGCCGAACCGGCAGTATACGGATGAGTTCAAGATCGAAGCGGTGCGACTTGCGGCGTCGATCGGAGGTAATCCTGCAGCCAAGCGCTTAGGGATTCCGCAGTCCACGGTAACGAACTGGGTTCGCCGCAGCAAGGCGGGGACGCTTGGCGAGCCTGGGGCAGCGCCGGTAAAGCGGCCCGTGTCGGAGTTGGAGATTGAGAACACCCGGTTGCGTCGCGAACTGGCGAACGCCAAGTTAGATCTTGAGATCGTAAAAAAAGCGG GCGGCGTATTTCGCAAGGGAATCGCGGTGAGGTACGCCTGGATCGAAGCACATCGCGACCAGTACAGTGTGAGCCGATTGTGCCGGCTGCTCGCCGTCTCGCGCTCGGGCTACTGCCAATGGCGTGGCCGCCCGCCGAGCGAACGTACACTGGCCAATGCGGCGCTCGACGCACGAGTGGCGGCGATGCATGCGGCTAGCGGACGCAGCTACGGGCGTCCGCGGATCGTAGAAGGCCTGCGCAGCCAGGGGCTCACGGTTGGCCACGAACGGGTGCGCAAGAGCCTGCACCGCCAGGGTCTACGGCCGGTCTACAAGCGTGCCTACCGTGTAACGACCGACTCGAATCATCGCAAGCCGATCGCGGCCAACGTTCTGGAGCGTCGATTCGATGGCTGGTCGGTCAACCAGGCGTGGGTGGCCGACATCACGTTCGTTGCGACCGGCGAGGGCTGGCTGTACTTGGCTGCGGTGATGGATCTGAGCAGCCGGCGCATCGTGGGCTGCTCAATGAGCGATCGCATCAATGCCGACCTGGTGTGCAGCGCTCTGCGCTCGGCGTATTGGCGTCGCAAACCGGCGGGGGATCTGATCATGCATACCGATCGCGGCAGCCCGTACGCAAGCGACCGATATCGCAACATGATCAAGGACTTCCGAATGGTTCAGTCGATGAGTCGGCGTGCGAACTGCTGGGACAACTCCCCAATTGAAAGTTTCTTCAAGACGTTGAAAGTTGAGCGCGTCTATCAACTGCGTTACGAAACGCGAGCCCAAGCTCGACTCGACCTCGTCAACTGGATAGAAGGCTTCTACAATCTGCAACGAATGCATTCATCGATCGGCTATCAGACGCCGGCTGCTGCTGAATCCAGTCTCAGGGCTGCATAG
- a CDS encoding LysR family transcriptional regulator, whose product MNLRQLRYFVAIAEIRSFRKAAERLHIAQPALTRHMHDLEREIGAPLFTRFSRGVVLTNLGTQVFIDVARLLGEFDQFEEKFIREKSYRHQQIYVAFHDAVAQNPALLESIAIFKTSFPNARLDLLELGEQDQLDALLEGRIDICWAYDICGEFRQLSSLDSIVIQRDDLVMITSLNHPLARASVVTAAQLADEPFIVHTSKRAPRVGFNFYVERCREVGIRLDKAQEADSIDMLISLVANGVGVSLVAENIRNDLRSRVAIVKIPELELSFDLTILWSKDNASDLLCRFLDIIRSTTS is encoded by the coding sequence ATGAACCTCAGGCAATTACGTTATTTCGTAGCTATCGCCGAGATCAGAAGCTTTCGTAAGGCGGCCGAGCGGCTGCATATTGCTCAACCTGCACTTACCCGACATATGCACGATCTGGAGCGTGAAATCGGCGCGCCACTGTTTACGCGTTTCTCTCGTGGTGTTGTGCTAACAAATCTCGGCACGCAAGTCTTCATTGACGTAGCACGGTTATTGGGGGAATTCGATCAATTCGAGGAAAAATTTATCCGTGAAAAGAGTTACCGACATCAACAGATCTACGTCGCTTTTCACGATGCCGTCGCACAAAATCCGGCACTCTTAGAATCCATCGCTATATTTAAGACCAGTTTTCCAAATGCACGCCTGGATCTGCTGGAACTCGGCGAGCAGGATCAACTTGACGCACTTCTGGAAGGTAGGATTGACATCTGCTGGGCGTATGACATCTGCGGAGAATTCAGACAGTTGTCCTCGCTCGATTCGATCGTCATACAGCGTGACGACTTGGTCATGATTACTTCGCTTAACCATCCACTGGCTAGGGCGTCCGTGGTGACGGCTGCACAACTCGCTGACGAGCCGTTTATCGTGCATACCTCCAAGAGGGCACCGCGTGTTGGCTTCAATTTCTACGTGGAGCGCTGCAGAGAAGTGGGTATTCGTCTCGATAAGGCACAAGAGGCGGATAGCATCGACATGCTCATCAGTCTGGTGGCAAATGGCGTCGGCGTCAGCCTGGTTGCCGAGAATATTCGAAACGACTTGCGGTCGCGTGTAGCCATCGTGAAGATACCTGAGCTCGAACTCAGCTTCGACCTCACGATCCTGTGGAGCAAGGACAACGCCTCCGATCTACTCTGCCGGTTTCTGGACATCATTCGCTCGACGACGAGTTGA
- the cysD gene encoding sulfate adenylyltransferase subunit CysD: MTLITPTTTRESSPHTSRLTNLQFLEAESIRILREVVAECERPVMLYSIGKDSSVMLHLAMKAFHPAKLPFPLLHVDTTWKFHDMIAFRDETVDRLHLELLVHVNLDGLARGINPFSHGSTVYTDVMKTQALKQALDKYRFDAAFGGARRDEERSRSKERVFSFRSAQHRWDPKRQRPELWQQYNTRKNKGESLRVFPLSNWTELDIWQYIYIENIPIVPLYFSKRRPVVRRNGVLIMVDDARLPLRPGERPEERWVRFRTLGCYPLTGAIESRADTLPSIIQEMLLATSSERQGRVIDHDGTASMEKKKQEGYF; this comes from the coding sequence ATGACTCTGATAACGCCGACGACTACTCGGGAATCATCGCCGCATACCTCACGATTGACGAATCTGCAGTTTCTCGAGGCCGAAAGCATCCGTATTCTGCGCGAGGTGGTCGCGGAGTGCGAACGACCAGTTATGCTTTATTCGATCGGCAAGGACAGTTCTGTGATGCTGCACTTAGCGATGAAGGCATTTCATCCCGCCAAGTTGCCGTTCCCGCTATTGCACGTGGATACCACCTGGAAGTTTCACGACATGATCGCATTTCGCGATGAGACGGTAGACAGGTTGCATCTGGAGTTGCTGGTGCACGTCAATCTGGATGGATTGGCACGTGGTATCAACCCCTTTTCCCACGGTTCGACGGTGTACACCGATGTGATGAAGACACAGGCGCTCAAGCAGGCGCTCGACAAATACCGTTTCGATGCCGCCTTCGGTGGAGCACGTCGTGATGAGGAAAGATCGCGCTCCAAGGAACGCGTCTTCTCGTTCCGTTCCGCCCAGCATCGCTGGGACCCTAAGCGCCAGCGTCCAGAGCTTTGGCAGCAATACAACACGCGTAAGAACAAGGGTGAGAGTCTGCGAGTGTTTCCGTTGTCGAACTGGACCGAACTCGATATCTGGCAGTACATCTATATAGAGAATATTCCTATTGTACCGCTTTATTTCTCGAAGCGGCGGCCGGTGGTGCGGCGTAATGGCGTGTTGATCATGGTGGATGACGCGCGTCTGCCGCTACGTCCGGGCGAGCGCCCGGAGGAACGCTGGGTACGTTTCCGCACGCTTGGCTGCTATCCCCTCACCGGCGCGATCGAGAGCCGGGCCGATACGCTCCCATCGATCATCCAGGAGATGCTGCTCGCCACTAGTTCCGAGCGCCAGGGTCGCGTTATCGACCATGACGGCACTGCGTCGATGGAGAAGAAAAAACAGGAAGGTTATTTCTGA